A stretch of DNA from Polyodon spathula isolate WHYD16114869_AA unplaced genomic scaffold, ASM1765450v1 scaffolds_1727, whole genome shotgun sequence:
AGCGTTTTGATTGAACACAGGGAGACTCTTCCTGCCTGATTCTCATATAAGCCTCTGAGCTACAGCTGCTTGCCAGTGCGGTCATTTCTCATAGCTGTCCCCTGTGTATTTGCCATTGCATCTCTCCTCTTTGCTTCTCCACTTTCTATATTAATAATCCGAGATGCGCTGCATCAACTGCATTgaatctctctcccctctctccccagACGAACATTCCCTTCCTCCAGAACGTCCTCAGCAACGACCAGTTCCTGCACGACACAGTGGACACCCAGTTCATTGACGAGAACCCGGACCTGTTCAACCTGAAGCCGGTCCAGAACCGGGCCCAGAAGCTGCTCCACTACCTGGGTACGTGTGCCATTTGAATCTGGGCCAGTGTTCTCTTCCAGACAGCTTCGCTTCCATTAACGCTCTCCTGTTGTGTCCTGTATTGGGTTAACTATTTATGCATCTGTCCGCTGGTGTGCAGTGATCTACTAGAACCAAGCCTTCGTCCTCGTCACGGTCCGAGGTCCAACTAATACATTACAAGCTGATTTATACTGAGCTTGACATTTTTATGCTGTTAGAAGCGATGTTGCTCTAGGCgttctgttaattattttacattgtacTGTTCTGGTCATGCTTGGGTGCATGTGGAAGGATTGCAATAAACAGCATGTCTTGACAATTTTTAGCAGAGTATTGAGCCTCCCTTTCTCTGATCAGTCGCTCTTTGTTTTTCCTTcacgctgggggggggggggggggaatgcgCAAGCGCGTTAAGTCTTGTTCTGTTGGCAAGATACCAACACTGGGTCAGGGCGCCGGTCGATCAGAGCTGAGCTGCGCACCCACTCGCACACGAGAGCTTGTGTTTTAGTCTCTCGCTCCCTGTTTTTGTGTTTCCAGGTCATGTGATGGTGAATGGGCCCACCACCCCCATTCCAGTCAAGGCGAAAGCGTCCGCTGTTGACCCAGTGGTTCCTCTGAGCCCCCTGGGTGAGTAGAGATGGGAACAgatgttgcatgttttatttttttgtcactgtAGTAAGCCAACAGTAATCCTAGACAtgtcttatttttgtaattttaccttttttaatttaaattttacccccccccccccccccccgtctccaAGACACTTTGGATAGAAGCATTCTTCTAAGACATTTTTTTGGACGGGGAACGAACGGTTTGTCTTCTGCTTGTGTCCCTGGCAGGAGACCCACCGAAGGGCTTGAGGGACGTTCTCCTCAGGGAGGGTCCGGAAGGGTTTGCCCGGGCCGTGCGGAGGAACAAGGGACTGCTGTTGATGGACACCACCTTCCGGGACGCCCACCAATCCCTGCTGGCCACCCGCGTGCGAACCCACGACCTGAAGCCCATCGCACCCTTCGTCTCACACAACTTCAGCAATCTGTTCAGCATGGAGAACTGGGGAGGTAGGCTAGCATCGCTAACACCGTGCGACCCCCCCCGTCTCTGTGGGTTTGAGATCATGCAGCAAAACTGAAGGACCTCGTCACTGGATCCTCTGCTAATGTTATTTCAGCACTACTGTGATCCTAACTGCGTCCTatttcatattgcatttatattagtgtgatttgcacttgctgtaaagtacacatatttaaatatgaagcttgcattgtaaccctgtactgccctgtaacacctgtgtgTCTCAcaggataaaggcgtctgccaaataaaaaatagaaatattggcAGGAAGGAGTCTGCAAAACTCCGATAGACAGCGGCTCAGATTAGTGCTGTCTGGGTTTACATCCAGAATGTGTGATTTTTGAGTTTAACTGCACCTGCTGATCTAGAATTGAAACCTTCTGTACATATTTAACTAACTAACTCGCACTTAATCATTCTCTTTCCCTCCCTTCCCCTCTTTCAtaatctctccctctctgtgtctcttcctctccctctcctccaggtgCTACCTTCGATGTGTCGATGCGCTTCCTGTACGAATGCCCGTGGCGACGGCTGCAGGAGCTGCGCTGCCTCGTTCCCAACATCCCGTTCCAGATGCTGCTGAGGGGCGCCAACGCGGTGGGGTACACCAACTACCCCGACAACGCCGTCTTCAAGTGAGAGCCAAGGGGTCGTCCTCCCCGCTTTTAATTAACCCTCCGAGACGATCAGACGTCTGTGGTGTGATTCCTTTAAACCCAGCAGACGGCATCCTTTTTGAAGCCAAGTGGTTGTGATTTTGATTCGTATTTTATTGGGCGCTAGTCTCTGGTTTGTCTCCGGTTCTTTTGGGTAGAATATTGTTTTGTCTGACTCTAGTCTCTGTTTTGTCCCAGGTTCTGCGAGGTGGCGAAGGAGAATGGGATGGACATCTTCCGTGTGTTCGACTCTCTCAACTACCTTCCCAACATGATCCTGGGCATGGAGGCTGCAGGCCAGGCCGGGGGGGTGGTAGAGGCTGCCATCTCCTACACGGGCGACGTGTCCGACCCCAGCCGCACCAAGTACTCCCTCGAATACTACATCAAACTGGCCGAGGAGCTTGTGAAGGCTGGAACGCACATCCTCTGCATCAAGGTGAAGAGCTGCCTcctgtttttaaaactgctggTTTCGTGTGCCAAAGTTACAAAACCTTCAAGTGTTGGATCTGTCGCGATTTTCGGATCGGTTCGTTTTGTTTAGTAGTGTTATtctcacagagtggtgaggggatggaatgggtgaCCTGGATGAGCCTAGATCCTTTTAAGACCAGACAAAGTGTCGGCGTcagtcagctgctaggaaccggtCAAGCGTTGACAGGCTGAGCACTTCCTTCCTACAGCTGTTGCCAAAAGTTTAGCTTCATCTAGAGGCAAATAAATTAGCAAAACTACATACATTTTTGGATTGACAATTAAAATaatcatatagattttttttaacatgtaatcaaactaCAGAGCGATATCACCAGTCTAAGTGAAGCCATAATATTATTTCATACTTgatttaagtatatggaaaactacaaagcaatgtgtagttcaatatgttaacattatccagcaggtttcattcgactgtgaacaaaattagttcattttattgtggggaggggatggaaaacttttggccagatgTTCTCCTGATTCCCTCCTCGCTCTCTCAGGACATGGCTGGGCTGCTGAAGCCCAACGCCTCTGCCCTGCTCATCGGAGCGCTGCGGGATCGTTTCCCGGACCTGCCCATCCACGTGCACACCCACGACACGGCCGGGGCGGGCGTGGCCTCCATGCTGGCGTGCGCGCAGGCTGGCGCCGACATCGTGGACGTGGCCGTGGACTCCATGTCGGGGATGACGTCCCAGCCCAGCATGGGCGCCATCGTGGCCTGCACCAAGGGAACGGACCAGGAAACTGGTAAGGATCGCTCGTTCTGGGAGCCTGCAAAATACcctaaaaaaaaatggatctCCGCCCCACTCAATCACGGCTGGTCCTAAACCTGAAAGTGATGAGACCTGTTGTATAATTAATTAGCTTTCATGGTGTTCCAATGAAGAAACCCATCCACTCACATACTGCAATAGGTGAATGATATGATAGCATTGTGAGACAAACGCTGAACGGGAGGAAGCCTCATTTTATAACCTTGCTTTCTGCTGTTGGAGTAATTCGTGCACTTTTGAGAAGCATTTGTTTTGTCCTACTGGgatatacaggtgtgtgtgtaaGATCTATAGTGCTGTAGATCAAAAAAGCCCCAAGATACagtgtaaaaatgtgtgtgtttttgtgggcGTACGGGTAAGAGCTGAAAAAAGAAATGAGGCAAAAATCTGTCAACGCTCtccgaaaatatatatatatatttattatttctttacaaaTCTGCCATGTTTAGGCAATCTTGCCTAAACCCCAAAATAGAAACCGCCGAAAATGCATGGGCTTGTCTGTTCAAGTAAAGTTTAGGAAAATGACAACCTTTCTCACTTAGCAGCCGAGATCGCGTGCAAAAATCCATCCTCTAACCCCCTATACCCCACGTATTTATTATTGCACcttattttctgatttttttaaagtataaatgaACTACTCCTCTGGCAAATAAGGTGTGCAGTAAGCACTTAATCAGACAAGACCCAGACAGACCAGCGAGGAAGAAATGGATTTGTCCTGCTCTCTGCTGAGAATTAAATGAAAATCACAACCTGACAATTGCTTGTAGCGAAATAGCCTGATCCCTAATTTTACAGCAGAGAGGAAGCTAGGAGGAGGATGAGGCAATCTCCCGCTGGCTGGTGCTGTCGCATCAAAGCTGGAAGATCGCTCTGCGGCTTGGAAGCCTCCTGTCCCTACACCCAACAAATCAAAACCCTTCTGTCGCCCCTTTGATCTTGGGAATTTATCTTCTCAGGCTAGCCTTTCCAGACTCTTTCGGGATTACAGTAGTGATTCGGGATTATAATTCTAACCAATTGTCCAATTAACTTTTGTTATCCTTGCCTCCCGTTTTTCATTGTGGTGATGGtcgtacagtatttcatttagtACGgtattgtcagtttttcgttaagtatatgggggggaaactacaaagcagtcTAATTCAATACGGTAACATTAAATGAGTTCATTCGATAGGGCAGTGctccccaaccctggtcctgggggggGACACCCTGCGTCTGccagttttcattccaactgatctCTCAATTAACGACACCCCTTAATTTagatttgcttaattagaccctttttaatctttttttcagCTCTTTCAAGAGTTGCAACGTTCAGGTTACTTTTTATAAAATGCTAACTTGAAATCCGCAACTggttttaagagctgaaaacacaGGTCTAATTTGAGCAAAGGATCAGCTCGGCGAAGGGTCTGGTTCGGTAAttattgagagctcggttggaacggAGACCAGCAGACACGGCAGGGCTGGGTGATGCAGTAAAGCTGCAGAGGACTCTTCAGTATTTCCCCCCTGTGCTCTGCAGGCATCTCCCTGGAGAAGGTGTTTGATTACAGTGAATACTGGGAGGTGACTCGCGGTCTGTACGCCGCCTTCGACTGCACGGCGACCATGAAGTCGGGCAACGCCGACGTTTACGAGAACGAGATTCCAGGAGGGCAGTACACCAACCTGCACTTCCAGGCTCACAGCATGGGGCTGGGGAACAAGTTCAAGCAGGTCAAGAAGTCCTATGCCGAGGCCAACAAGCTGCTGGGAGATCTGATCAAGGTGAGCGGCAGGCTGGGGGGGACTCCTCCCCTCCGCTAGCCAATTACTTCAGTTAATGGGAAACCTGCTGGTGTGGCCACTGCTATGGGGGTAACGGCTCTGTTTTTAGAATTGAGATGtttagcagaggcttttatccaaagagacttagaCTAGCgaggtgaactgtgcatcatcaACTGCTGCTGTTTGCAAAGTCTCTTAGAGTAAGACCTTGTTTTACGTTGCATTAAACACGGAATGAACTGCTTTTGTTACACTACGAGACCTGTGATTCAAATTAAGTTTTTTTAGTTACCAATACCCACGTTCCATTTTGCATTGAATGCTCTTGCTTAGCTAAAATATGTGCCActagtgttgagagagagagaggcaatcGAGCAAGTTACCTTCACCCCTTTAGAGACCGCCTCACTGCCCCATAAAATAGGCATGGATTCTGACCTATAAAaaatgattgcttttttttttaataggaaaacCCATGGCTGATTGAAATGCATATTCTAGCACTCCAGATCACACCTCCTCTTTCACTTGTACCCTTTGACACGGATGCAATTGTAAAAGGAGTAGCTTAAACAGACGCActctcacacagagagagagatgctacATTAATTTGGCTATTAAGTGTGAAATTACCTAAATTGACCTCTGCCAGACAGAAGCTGGGAGCTGTGTCTGTCTGCAGGGAAGGGGGAGTGGGAGGGCTTGTGTTTCTTGGGAAATCCTGTTGCCGCCAATCATGTGGCTTCTAGGATACTGTTCAGGATACAGAGTCAACATTGGCAGGGTTTCAGAGTAATGCAATAAGACGCTCAAAGTTGATACCTTTAGCATGGGAAAGTCGTCTTTTTCGGCTCCTGCGAACGTTTTCCCATCGTGATCTCACTTCCTGTGCTATGGGCAATGGGGTGGGAGGGGCCTCCCTAGTCGCTTGACCTTGGCGGCAGGTGGGGTCCGATTTAGCTGTCGCACAAGAAGTAGGTAAACTCCTAGTTTtacaaggaaaacaaaaccacTGCCCATCTGAACTGGAGTAAAACTAAACGTGTTTTGCATGCGTATGGATTAGAAGGTAATTATAGCAGGATTTATAACAGACTAATCCAAGGACCTTTTGTGTTGTCCTTTTCTGCTTTACTGCTTTTTCCATTAAATGAACttgaaaagaaaatcaatgtttttgttttgtttggctggTCAATCCCAGATGAAGGCAGCAGTCTGATCCTCAGTGTTATCCTTCTGTTGTCTCATCTCTTAACGGAGAGGCTGGGCCTCGTTGATTTTGGGTTTCAATCGAACCTCAAGAACGGCTTGGTGGTGAAGGGCGGTCTCCTAATCCAAAGTCCTTCCGCTCGCTCGTCCTTTTTCATGGTCTCCCGCCTTCAGAGGTGGAGCGTGTCACTTTTAAAGCCGCAGCACAGAGACAAAAGGGATTACAATGCATCGCTTCAACGGGACGCGGTTTTAATGGAAGATATTCATGACAAGTGCGGTGTCCCAGCAACAGATTTAATTAGTGGTGCGACTCAGGggcaatgtaaaatatattcaagTTTTTAAAACCTGGccacatttttacttttaaaatgcaattattcagtgacttttttaattgctgttttacaATCCTCCTTAGTGTGCTGGCttgcaatcattttgagtggATCTGGCTgtcatttgtgttcattttaagaCTGCCAGCCTTGtcta
This window harbors:
- the LOC121310097 gene encoding pyruvate carboxylase, mitochondrial-like, with translation MLYPRFVRGGGLGFLGLKRVSFLCRAFQSSQCIQYKPIKKVMVANRGEIAIRVFRACTELGIRTVAVYSEQDTGQMHRQKADEAYLIGKGLPPVAAYLHIPDIIKVAKENGVDAIHPGYGFLSERSDFAQACNDVGVRFIGPSPDVVRKMGDKVEARAIAINAGVPVVPGTDAPIAALTEAQEFANKYGLPIIFKAAYGGGGRGMRVVRSYEELEENYTRAYSEALAAFGNGALFVEKFIERPRHIEVQILGDKYGNVVHLYERDCSIQRRHQKVVEIAPAAQLEPQLRNRLTSDAVKLAKQVGYENAGTVEFLVDKHGKHYFIEVNSRLQVEHTVTEEITDVDLVHAQIHVAEGKSLPDLGLKQESIRINGCAIQCRVTTEDPARGFQPDTGRIEVFRSGEGMGIRLDSASAFQGAVISPHYDSLLVKVIAHGKDHQTAASKMSRALAEFRIRGVKTNIPFLQNVLSNDQFLHDTVDTQFIDENPDLFNLKPVQNRAQKLLHYLGHVMVNGPTTPIPVKAKASAVDPVVPLSPLGDPPKGLRDVLLREGPEGFARAVRRNKGLLLMDTTFRDAHQSLLATRVRTHDLKPIAPFVSHNFSNLFSMENWGGATFDVSMRFLYECPWRRLQELRCLVPNIPFQMLLRGANAVGYTNYPDNAVFKFCEVAKENGMDIFRVFDSLNYLPNMILGMEAAGQAGGVVEAAISYTGDVSDPSRTKYSLEYYIKLAEELVKAGTHILCIKDMAGLLKPNASALLIGALRDRFPDLPIHVHTHDTAGAGVASMLACAQAGADIVDVAVDSMSGMTSQPSMGAIVACTKGTDQETGISLEKVFDYSEYWEVTRGLYAAFDCTATMKSGNADVYENEIPGGQYTNLHFQAHSMGLGNKFKQVKKSYAEANKLLGDLIKVSGRLGGTPPLR